ACACCGGCGACATTGTCGCGATCGACAAGCAGAATTTCATCGCGATCAAGGGCCGCGCCAAGCGCTTCGCCAAGGTCGGCGGCGAGATGATTTCGCTCGCGGCGGTGGAAAATCTCGCGTCCATGTGCTGGCCGGACGCCAAGGTCGCGGCGGTCGCTTTGCCGGATCCGCGCAAGGGCGAGCGGATCGTGCTTTGCACGGAACAGGCGGGCGCAACCCGAGCCGATTTCATGGCCTTCGCCAAGGCGCGCGGCGCCTCGGAGTTGATGTTCCCGGCCAGGATTTTGGTGATGGACAGACTGCCCCTGCTCGGCTCGGGCAAGATCGATTATCCTGCTTTGGCCAGGATTGTCGCGGAGACCCGGGACGACCGCGCCAATTCATCGGACGGCAGCGCCGCAGCATAGAGCTTGCGCGCGGCCGTCGGCTTACCGCAGAGGCAGCCAAAGCCGGCGATCGAAGGAGAAATCCCGGACCGTCCGCATGCGGCCGCCGCCGTCGGGATGGAGCGGATTGACCAGAAGGTTGCTGGATTCCGGGACGATGAAGGACGGGACGCGCAATATCGGCGTCCGCCGCCCGGCAAGCCATCGGTCGCCGAATTCCGCCGGATCGGCCGGCAGGTCAGGAACCTCCTCGATGGTCAAGCCATCGAGATCGACGCTCATGAGCACATAGTCGTCCGGAATCAGTTCGGGCGGCAGGTCGAGATGGACGCGCACTTCGAGGGCGGCCAATTCCGGCGTTGCCGCCATATAGAGCATGGGC
This genomic interval from Candidatus Rhodoblastus alkanivorans contains the following:
- a CDS encoding RES family NAD+ phosphorylase; this encodes MLVGWRICRRPHADLAGAGARLVGGRWNNPGRPMLYMAATPELAALEVRVHLDLPPELIPDDYVLMSVDLDGLTIEEVPDLPADPAEFGDRWLAGRRTPILRVPSFIVPESSNLLVNPLHPDGGGRMRTVRDFSFDRRLWLPLR